In the genome of Kazachstania africana CBS 2517 chromosome 6, complete genome, the window GGTTAGGGCTTGCTTTGAAATGAATCATTTAATTACTTTTTTCGGTAGTATGTCATGCAAAAATGGTAATAAGCGAGAGGATCTTTGTAATACCATGTAGTTGAAACAGTAAATATTCTATCGGGTTCTAATAACTGCTGGCCCCTATGTTGTCTGGATTTACTTGAAAAGTTAGGAGAAGTTAGTGACTAATGTGACGGGAATTCTTGTTTTGTCAAGATAGACTATAAATTTGGCAAAAATGTATTATTAGTGGAATCTCAAGTTTTTACAGACGAAAGAAATTAACTAATCTTCAAAAGCTCTTGTGTACCTAGAAAGATTGACAAACGTATACGCTCAGCATTCATAACGGAATGCTATAAACTTGTCTCTTTATTGGGCTAGTGAAAAGGCCAAGAGGCTGCAAAAATTCCAGgttctttgaaattgaatttgtagCTAGTTATTCAATAGCATCACTGTGATAAAGACGATTAGTATGTGCTCTTCTGACAATGCTTAAAAAATTCCTTTTCGACTACGGTAAGTCATATTGCTTTCTGTAGCATCAAGCACACATGATAGTAAGTTTCTTCTAGCAGGATTATCTACTTGCGACGTTTTGCAAAATGTATTATAAAATGCAAATAGATAATCGTTTCACAAGAACCATTATATACTAGCGCTTTAACTATTCGGCCTTTCAGAAAAATGTTCATTTGTAATTAAGATGTATATTGagaaaataattgaaaatcttcaaaaccTGATCAATGCAGCCCCTAGGACGAGTGTTGCAGAATAGTATTCTATAAACACTACAAGATTAGATAGATTGAACCCCCTATATctgctggaaatggcaatataccgacatttcaatgttttgatagttagCATGACTAATTTAGAATCTtatagaagatatgaacaataattatggtgtgataaacacgatTATTTGTTGACAcgaaataattatggtaTGATAAACACGATCATTTGTTGACACGAAATATttatggtgtgataaacacgatAACGTATTGACTCATAAATCTATAACATGATAATTGGcataattcaaaatgtattggaaaaggtataaatactcaggtgaacactgaagtttgatcaaagtttgtatcactttatattactttatattatgattatattttatatataaccagtgtattatttggtataaccactgattaataagaattactTCAATAACTTGACTGACATCCACAACATGAACactattaaagaaaataatataaagagatcatcctctgatcttccttcaCGTCAATATCCCCCATTATAATTAAATGAGGCAGTGACAAAGTCCAAAACACTTCAAAAAGGATTTTCACATGTGGGTCGCATTTTCGACAAAAAAGACAAGAAAATAAGCCATCTTAGTATAGTGGTTAGTACACATCGTTGTGGCCGATGAAACCCTGGTTCGATTCTAGGAGAtggcaatttttttctcaagAAGCAACATGTAACACATAAATCAAGAAGGTTTTGCTGCATGGTTGTAGTAGCAAAAATGTGATTTAAAGTACccatattatattttttttctggtaatatttcttatcattattatataCAATGAAATACATAAACGCTTTTATTTATGTATAATTCATGGCTTTGGAATCTTGAGACTTTTAGAGATCATACCACATCCatgaaggaaaaaattagCACCAAAGGATGAAATTCCAAGAATTTACCTTTTCTAATGATTCCAAATGGAACTTCATCGTTGAATCGATTCAATTTAATCAATAATTCCATACCACAAACTTCGAAAAGAGTTGTTGGCATTGGAAAACCTTCGAAAAACTTAGATTTACCTTTCTTGTCCTTTGGTAATTGACCAACAGTAACGTTGAATCTTGCGAGCCTACAAAGACCGCATAGTACAAAAAAGGATAGTATAAAGACATCTAATGTAGTTTGGAAGCCAATAGCGAAGGCAATTGAAGCTGGAGCGACACCAAAGGAAATTAAATCTGCTAAAGAATCTAATTCTTGTCCCATTAATGATGATCTATTTCTCAATCTTGCGACTCTACCATCTAAGAAATCAAACACTGTTCCtaagaaaataaacaaatGTGCTCTCTGCACATAATATGATTTTTTAGTCAATGTGAATCTGAGACACGATACAATGGAATAGAAACCACTAAACCCATTTAACATTGTAATGAAATCGGCCATGTGCAGATTTCTGATCATGCTAAAATGGTATTTATCACTAGTGAAAAGATctatatcattttcatttggagGAGCTAACGGAGTCGTGTCAATGgtaaaaattgttgatgattttttaCTTAAATGATGTTCACTTGCAATTGATAATTGATCAATGTCACTCTCGTGATCTTCAGTAACAGACCTCTGTCTTAGTTCTGATTCCATGGCCGAATAGTGCGTGTTAGTTAGATGTTAATTGAAGTTTGTGCTATTGAACACAGTTATCCtttttattcaatgttTCTTAAATACTGAAATTTGATGGTTTGTTTTATATTTCCAGTGCCGTGCAGTCTTTTGCCTTGTGAAAATTTAAGTCGaggacaaaaaaaaaaaaaaagacagtCATAGGATTCACATCAGTAAAATTaccatatattttttatatttattaatCGACAAAAGAAGTATGtaagaatatataaaatggATCCTatcatttcaatttttcaagtgtTTCTAAATTCATTGCACCACCAAGACGAGCATCAAATTCGTAGCCACGGTTGAGCATCTTGGTCAAAGTTTCATAATAAGGCGGAACACCGGGACCGTCTTTTTCGGGTGGATTGTTTTTGAGTACTTCATTGAAGTAATTGTGGTATATGTCACCGTCGAAGTATCCAATTGGAGCATTTAACATTTCGTCGGGTAATTCGAAGGCATCGGTTAATTTGATGCAATCTTTTCTTATAATTGATAGCAAGTTGAATAACCTTGGTTGAATGATATTGGAAATGTCCTTACTCTTGAAAACACCAAATTGTTGGAACTCGCCAGAGTGCTTGTCAATGAAataaactgaaaataatttgtAAACGTTCCACATGGTTTCTTTTGTGGCATTATCTTTAATGAATGAAACGTCCGAacaattcaatttttcatagtAAACTTTGAGCATTGTATGAATTGcatgaaattttgcaaTTAAGACCAGTAATTTAGTAATCTTATCGAATGCTTTAGTTGCTTGTATCGTTTTCCCAACATGAATGAGTAATTGAACTAACATTATTGACCACGCTTCATAATAAGATTCCATATTGTCATCATCCAAAGATGCAGTTAATTGATTAGTATAAACTCTCTGAAGAAACATTGGATCTAAATAATGGAAAGAATCTGAATCCAAATCAGCATTAAATTTCCCCTTTGTAGAAGCATCGgcaaatttttttagaatTGATTTTGCTGAAgttaaagataaaatattattatcaccTTCCCAAGTACATTGTACAACCCAATCATTGTAGCCTTTACCAAATCCATTATATTGTGAGTAACCATGTCCACCGCAACTTTGTCTCAATTCGTCAATTAAACTTGCAACTAACCACGTATTTGTTGCCTTTAAACTTGCACttgaaataaataaatttttcaatttgtgaCTTACCTTTTTCAATGCCTTAGGGTCTctattatttgaagatgttgCTGCGTACAGTTCGTCTAAAGTGGAATAATAAGTTTTCATGAGATTGTGTGCAGCAGGTGCAATTAAATAAACGATGGCTAATTGTGGTAAGACTCGATATTGATGTAAAGGATAATCAATCAATTGTGTTTCATCAGGAGAATTTTCAGATTTGAATTGTTGTCTACCAACGGCATATCTTGTAGCAACTGTAACAAATTTTGAGCCAAATCTGAATGAATCCATTACCATGTTGACTCTACCACTTAATAGAGCACTATAACCTGAAATtgaatccaaatttttatcaattttgacAGTGACATCAGTTTTAGTATCATTTGGAATAACTTTAGCAAATCTTGATAGCATAAATTCTCTTGGGATTATTAcatttttaaattgaatCCAACCATTATCGATACCATCTCTGCCCATTTTTTTACCAATGTCACCAATGATAACACCTGGTAACAATTGGAAAGTGCTCAAATCACGTAATGGGACAACAAAAGTTTTTACACCATAGTCTGTTCCTTTAACGATCAATCTTGCGTATACGACGGAATGAGTTGCAGAACTTGCAGCACCACCTATCCACCATTTGGTCGCTGTTAGATCGGGCGTCACTATGGTGAAAGTATCATTTTGCAAATTATAAATAGCTTTTGTTTGTAAATTTGCGACATTTGAACCGTGACCTAATTCCGTCATTGCAAAACAACCATAGATACCTTTTAACATGACAGCACCACGAGTTTGTAACCAATATTTAATTTGCTGTGGGGTACCGTTGCCTTTAATACAATTACCGAATAAACCAAGATGGACTCCGACACGTGTAGATAATTGGGGATCAATATTACCAATAAGTGATAATCTTTTATCGAAGAACGCTAAATCTTTATTTGTTAATTCTGGTAATTCGCCGTTTTCATCTGCTTGCagtttttgaatcaaatccGTGTCTTTAAAATGATTACGTGCAGTTTTAATATCTTTTTCCATGTAAATTGacaatcttgaaatttttttagcTGTAATTTCTCGTTCTTGAGCTTTTGTTAAATCATAATAATCAGTATCAGTCTTTAAAATCGGATCATTGACAATTTCATCAGTCAATTGATGGGTTATCTGTTGACTTTCGGGATTATCTTCCAAAAATGTATTGATTTGATCCGCgattaattttgattttgaccTTTCATTAGAGATAAGTTGTTGTGGTTTAAAAACTATAGAACGAGTATCTGTAGTAGTCGATCTCGTCATTATGCTAATAATATCCTCCTTTCAAGTCACTTTGTAGGAGAGTTATTGTgcaaaaaaacaaaataagaTAACTTGATAACTTCAACCTCCcctttatatatgttttaCTCCATCgcatcatttttttttttccctctCGGACCTCGGCGGTTAAAAATCGATTTTTGcctgaaattttttgtttctggGGAAGCGGACCGGAGTTTAAGAGTCCATTGTATCCGTGTGCGTGTGAGCGGGAGGGTAACATGATGCGTTTTTAGAATTGACGAAAGGCGGAGAGGCAGCCGATGGGGAAGCCAATGGAAATGCAGAGTGCAGCTGTTTAGCCGCCGAGGGGTATCTCCTccacacacacacacacagAACATGCGTTTAAAGCTTCAGTTCAGCCCTCCCCTCGGGGGAACGAAAATTTTTACTACAGATAGTGATTAACCGCCAAAGCAGGGTACATTTACCCGGTGCGTGAGAAAGAGATGTTTTACTCTTAAGATGCTGTCCATCTTATTATCACAAGTTAACATCACAAACTAGGCGCTATTTGGAACAGACACTAAAGGAGCATACATGTATATAAGGATTTCAAGGTCAGTTTGAGACCCCCGTTGTGGTGGTCACTGCTAGGAAGTGATACAGCGTTACACGAAGTTGCCATGATTCCAGTGTTTCACTCTGCCCTCATGGACGATGCCACAAAGTTCCACATAAAGCCACACAAAGCCACACAAAGCCACAGAATTCTGCATAATCATAAATGACGAAATAAGACAAACCCTAAAAATACGCGCAATCATATTTCACGAACCCTACGGTACCAAAAAGGAAACAGTCTCCCGGGTAACACTTCCCCTATAactttccattttttttcaatttgtacAAGTGGGCAACAAGACtggacaaaaaaaaaaagaagacaGAGAGACCAGTCCGTGCAGTGGTGTAGTCTcgagaaaatttcaagGAATGAAAAGAACTTTTATATTCTTAAAACAAACACTAGtcaatttaattttattcatttcaatttgaatacGTACATTTAAAAATCTTCAACCTTTTCATAACCAAATCAAAAGCGCTTTCCAAATGAGTGATCTACCTATCGAATTCACTGAATTGGTTGATTTAACTTCTCTAGGGATCTCCCCTCAATCCTTAGATTTTAGATCTACCacttttgaaagtgatCACTACGTAACCGTTAGAGAATCAATTGATGGTAATAATTCAGTTGCTATAGTCGACCTCTCAAATGGTAATCAAGTTACAAGGAAAAATATGGGCGGTGATTCCGCAATCATGCATCCAAATCAAATGGTTATTTCTGTAAGAGCAAATGGTACCATTgtacaaatttttaatttagaaacaaaatcaaaattaaaatctttCACTTTAGATGAACCTGTCATCTTTTGGAAATGGCTTAATGATGAAACTTTAGGTTTTGTTACAGCAAGATCAATTCTCGTATCAAATGTGTTTGATGGTAACGTTAATGCAAAACCACAAGTATTGACAACGAGACATGCCAATTTAAATAATACTCAAATTATTAACTTTGTTGCAAATGCAAAATTAGATTGGTTTGCAGTAGTTGGTatcattcaagaaaatggtTCCATTGCTGGTAAGattcaattattttctaaACAACGTAACATTTCACAAGCAATTGATGGTCACGTTGCTATCTTCACTGAAACGTTATTGGAAGGTAATGGTTCCTCTCCAGTACAAATCTTTGTCACAGGTAATAGAAACACTACAACTGGAACTGGTGAATTAAGAatgattgaaattgatcACGATGCCTCTTTACCAACTCAATACCAAAAGAGAACTACCGATATCTTCTTTCCTCCTGACGCAACAAATGATTTCCCAATTTCCGTTCAAGTCTCTTCCAAATATGGTATCGTCTACCTATTAACTAAATATGGTTTCATCCATTTATACGAACTAGAAACTGGTACAAATCTTTTCGTAAATAGAATCACTGCAGAATCAGTGTTCACTGCTACTTCCTTCCATAACAAAAATGGTATTGCTTGTATCAATAAGAAAGGTCAAGTTCTTGCTGTGGAAATTGCTACTGAACAGATCGTTTCAtacattttgaataaactatcaaatgtttctttaGCATTAACAGTAGCAACAAGAGGTGGATTGCCTGGTGCAGATGATTTATTCAgtaaacaatttgaatctttgTTATCTCAAGGTGATTATCAAAGTGCTGCTAAAATTGCAGCATCTTCTCAAAGtttaagaaatcaaaatacTATTAatagattgaaaaatattcaagcAGCTCCAGGTGCAATATCTCCAATCTTATTATATTTCTCCACTTTATTAGACAAAGGTAAATTAAACAAGGAAGAAACCATTGAATTAGCTAGACCTGTCTTACAACAAGATAGGaaacaattatttgaaaaatggttaAAGGAAGATAAATTAGAATGTTCCGAACAATTAGGTGATATTGTTAAACCATTCGATACCAAATTAGCTTTAGCTTGTTATCTAAGAGCAGAAGTCCATGCCAAAATCATATCGTCTTTAGCTGAATTACAAGAGTTCGATAAAATCTCACCTTATTGCCAAAAAGTCAATTATCAACCAAATTACCAAGTTCTCTTATCTACTATTATGAGATCTTCTCCTGATAGAGCTTCTGAATTCGCGATTTCTTTGTTACAGAATCctgaaatttcttcaactttggatattgaaaaaattggtgatcttttcttttcacaaaatttcattcaacAAGGtacttcattattattagatgcTCTAAAAAATGATACCCCAGATCAGGGCCACTTACAAACAAGAGTTTTAGAAGTTAATTTGTTACATGCTCCTCAAGTTGCTGATGCCATCTTAGGTAACAACATCTTCTCTCACTATGATAAACCAACAATCGCATCTCTTGCCGAAAAAGCTGGACTTTATCAAAGAGCCTTAGAAAATTATACTGATATCGAAGATATCAAGAGATGTGTCGTCCACACTAATGCTTTAACCATAGATTGGTTAATTTCTTACTTTGGTAAATTAAATGTTGAACAATCATTAGCTTGCTTGAGAGCTTTAATTGATGACAACTTACAAGCAAATATCCAAATTGTTGTACAAGTTACTACCAAGTTCTCAGATTTAATTGGCTCCCAAATTCTGATCaaactttttgaagattataATGCAACTGAAGGTTTATACTATTATTTGGCCTCTTTAGTTAATTTAactgaagataaagatgTCGTTTACAAATACATCGAAGCTGCCGCTAAAATGcaacaattcaatgaaattgaaagaattgcTAGAGATAACAATGTCTTTGATCCTGAAAGAGTGAAAAACTTCTTAAAAGATGCAAACTTACAAGATCAATTACCATTTGTCATCGTATGTGATCGTTTTGGTTTTGTTCATGAAATGATCTTACATCTTTACAAGacacaaaatttgaaattcattCAAACTTACGTTCAACAAGTCAACCCATCAAAGACCCCTGAAGTTGTTGGTGCTTTATTGGACATGGATTGTGATGAATCATTCATCCAAACTCTTCTAAATTCCGTTTTAGGTCAAGTTCCTATTAATGAACTAACTGCTGaagttgaaaagagaaacagattaaaattaattttacCTTTCTTGGAACAAACTTTAGCTCAAGGTGCTCAAGATCAAGCTATTTATAATGCATTAGCTAAGATTTACATTGATTCTAACAATTCTCCAGAgaagtttttgaaagaaaatgatcaATATGATACCTTAGATGTCGGTCACTATTGTGAAAAGAGAGATCCTTACTTAGCTTACATTGCTTACGATAAAGGTAACAATGACGATGATTTAATCAGAATCACAAACGAAAATAGTATGTATAAATATCAAGCTAGATATTTATTAAAACGTTCTGATTCAAGCTTGTGGAACACTGTATTAGACTCTGAAAATATCTATAGACGTCAATTAATCGAATCCGTAATTTCTGTTGGTATTCCTGAATTAACTGATCCAGAACCAGTTTCTTTGACTGTTCAAGCTTTCATGACTAATGGATTAAAATTGGAGTTGATTGAATTGTTAGAAAAGATTATCTTGGAACCATCTCCATTTAACGACAATGTTGCTTTACAAGgattgttattattatccGCCATTAAATATGAGCCATCAAAGGTTTCATCTTACATTGACAAACTAGAAAATTATGATGCCAATGAAATTGCGCCACTATGTATTGAAcatgatttgaaagaagaagcttTCGAAATTTACGATAAACATGAAATGTTTACTAAAGCTTTGAGGGTCCTTGTAGAAGATGTCATGTCTTTGGACAGAGCAGCAACTtatgttgaaaaaattaatactCCTGATTTGTGGGCTCAATTGGGTACTTCTCAATTAGACGGTCTAAGAATTCCAGAAGCTATCGACTCCTATATTAAGGCTAACGACCcatctaattttgaaaatgttattGAGATTGCTGAGCaagctgaaaaattcgaagAATTAATTCCATATCTATTAATGGCTAGAAAGACCATGAAGGAAGCTAAGATTGATGGCTCTCTAATTCTTGCATACGCCCATCTAGACAAGATTCacgaaattgaaaacttgCTATCAGGCTCTACTGTCGCAAACTTAAATGCTGTTGGTGATAAATTATTGGAAAGCAACAATTATAAGGCTGCTAAATTGTGTTATAGCGCTGTCTCtaattattcaaaattagcATCTACTTTAGTTTACCTAGGTGACTACCAAGCAGCCGTTGACACAGCAAGAAAGGCCTCCAATATTAAAGTTTGGAAACTGGTTAATGATGCATGTATTGATCAAAAAGAATTCAGATTGGGCCAAATTTGTGGTTTGAATTTAATTATCCATGCAGAGGAATTAGATGGACTTgtagaaaaatatgaatcAAATGGGTACTTCGAtgaattgatttctttattcGAAGCCAGTTTAGGTTTAGAAAGAGCTCATATGGGTATGTTTACCGAATTAGCTATACtgtattcaaaatatgacACTAGTAAAACATTCGAACATTTGAAGTTGTTCTGGTCTAGATTAAATATCCCAAAGGTAATCAGAGCTGTTGAAACTGCTCACCTATGGCCTGAGTTAGTATTCTTATACGCCCATTATGATGAATGGGATAACGCTGCCTTAACTATCGTTGAAAAGTCCGGCGATGATTTCGATCATGCCTATTTCAAGGAAATAGTTGTTAAAGTTTctaatttagaaatttattacaaGGCTATCAACTTCTATGTTAAAGAGCATCCATCATTATTGGTAGATTTATTAACAGCCTTGACTCCAAGATTAGATATTCCAAGAACtatcaagatattttacAAATCTGATAATCTACCATTAATTAAACCATTCTTAATTAATgttttgcaaaaaaataactCTGTGGTGAATGCTGCCTATCATGATTTGATGATCGAGGAAGGTGACTACAAAGCTCTACAGGCTGCAGTTGACTCATACGATAAGTTCGATCAATTAGGTTTAGCTTCTCGTCTAGAAACACatgaaatcattttcttcagaaAAATCGCCGCTTTATTATACCGCAGAAATAAGAAGTGGATGAAGAGTTTGAACATATTGAAGGAGGAGAAGTTATGGAAGGACGTGATAGAAACTGCTGCAATTTCACAAGATGCTAAAGTAGTCGAAGATTTACTATTATATTTCGTTGAAATTGGCAACAAAGAAGCATTCGTTGCGTTATTATACGCTGCCTATAATTTGGTTAATTATGATTTTGTCTTGGAAACCTCATGGTTAAACTCCTTAgatgatattatcaaaCCTTATGAAATCTCCGTTAAGAAAGAGCAGGTCATGGCTATTGAAAAGTTGTCCAAACACTTGGCAGAGGGAAAATTTAGCGATAATAATCTCAATGATAATCAACCTCTAATGTTAATGAACAGTGCTATGGGTTCCCAACCAACTGGCTTTTAGGTTTCTTTGTGTTTAGAAAACATTCGATAATCTTGGGTCATCTGAGGGgattctcaaaatttttcacatTTCTAATCACATTTGATGATTGTTTGAAGTTTTATTCAGCGAGGAATATTGTATTTTAATGTCAGACgatttccaaaaaatcttctattctatatctaataatttatatacttAAAACTAAAAGATaactaaatttgaatataccagaaatttcaaatttttcatacaattaagaaaatattagatGAAGTATTTAACagtaaaacaaaaaaaaacctAACTATATACAACACAAACTTGAAAACTAGTGACTGGTAAATCCccattttcaatctctGTAATTACTGTTACGGTCTGCTTTTGCAGCcttcttttcaagttcATCCCAGTCATCGCCTTCTGCACTTTCTTCACCACTAAAATCTTCGCTACCATCGTCACTCATATCGTCTTCTTCAgaatcatcttcttccgAATAGGCACTTTCATCTGTTGGATCTTCTTCTGATGCCTCATATTCACTGATTTCCTCATCACTTTCTTCGGAAGCTTCATCATCGGAACCTGTAGCCAAGAAATTCCAACCACCATccaagaagaattgatgTGGGTCCTCCTGAAGTGACTTCATGATGGTACTCCAGTTTAAGTTAATGGTAGAAACGGTATATGGTATGTCCATATCAGTAAGCCATTGTTTTAAGAAATCTAATGACTCAATTGGCACAGTGTTAATGTGTGTCACAGGTTTATTGAAATCCTTATAAACAAAAACCATatcaaaattctttaaaCCAAATTGAACTCTTTCTAGAATACAAATTTCGATTTCTTCCAAGTTAACAACCATGAAAGGTGGTTCAATTAATTGAACTAAACAATCTGTGGTTGGCATACAGAAAACGGCTGATCTATTTGGAACACCTTGGAAACCTAAATCTCTAAATGTACTCTCAACGGAGAATAAACCCTTTGATGCTTCTGCGATGGCATCAGCAAAGTATCTAAACTCTTTATCTAAAGCTGCAcgctttcttctttcttcttgttcttgttctaattcatcttcatcgccatatcttctaaatttgttttgACCACGTCTAGCATTACCAGTTTCATCAACCGCCATATCAGAGGCTTCACGATAGAATTGAACATCTtggatttttttcttacccatcaaaattggattcttcaaatgaataTGAATGATAACGATCAACTCACCTTTACAAGATTGGAAAACgagatttttgatatttgaaaatagaatatCAATTCTACTGTCAGTCCTTAAAGGTGATTGATATCTAATACCGTTTTCATGAATAAAAACAGAGCCGGGGACACGTTTTGTATCAGGACTTGGTCtaacaaaaatttggtCAAGTCTCTTTGTTCTACCGGTTCTATTTTCTATTAATTTGTCTTGATGAACGACATCTGCTAAATTTTTACGTTCTTGTTCCCTCTTTGAGgattctttcttcaaatcagCAATTTGTTTGAATGCCTCGCTCATACGATCACCATCCTTTGATCTTAAGGTGATTGAACGCAAAAATTGGTTTTCAGCCGCATCATCATAAGGCAATTCAACTACCTTTTTAGATAGACCACCAGAAGTACCAGGAGAGTGGAAATTCAAACGTAAGTAGGTATATTCTCCTTCCTCATTTTTTGAACCATTCTTATATGAGTTGATATGAAATGGGACTGGCCTACCATATATTGGAACAATAATAGTTTGGGATTTCCAATCAACATGAAGTCTTAAATCACGAACATTTGTTGGAATTTGTGACTCACGAACGTAAGATtcatatttcttgaaatacTGACGCTCTTCTTTGCTAGTATCATTTGCATCTGCCGCACTGAATCTTAAAAGTCCATCCTTTAACAGCTTTTCGtgcaattttctttgattgtCCTTACGAATTTGTTCCTTTTGTGCATCATTTGAATCACCACGTGCTTCACCACGTAATTTTGTTCTTAAGATTTTAGAATTTCTGGGATCCGCCTTACCAGCAATAACTTTTGGTGGAGtagtcttcttcttttctgctgcatcatcttcttcttcattattgaagTAAAATGAGATTTGAGATCTTGTCTTTGTAAAATTCGTCAAAATCTTTGGttgttcatcttcaacAGATGATAACTGAACAGTATCAGCTAGTTGTAGAGCATAATTATGCTTTGTTTTAGAGTCAgtcaaattattaaaacCGATAGAAATGTTGAAACAGTCACCTGCAGAAACCTTTCTATAATCATTCTTGGTGTTCAAGACAAAATTTGAGTCTCTGAATTCTAAACCCATCAAAGAGCCAATATTTTTGGTGAAATGTGAAACTAAGTCAGGTTTTTGAGTTTCCATATACTTCACAACAGATTCATAAATTTCCTTTGGCGTACGACCAACTTTCAGTTGGTTATTGATGATTTCTCTCTGAAGTTC includes:
- the SPT16 gene encoding chromatin-remodeling protein SPT16 (similar to Saccharomyces cerevisiae SPT16 (YGL207W); ancestral locus Anc_3.516), with the translated sequence MEELSIDFSLFKKRLVALHSEYPRFENSPNSLLFVLGSSAAENPYQKTTIFHNWILGYEFPATLIAFVPKKIIIITSSAKAKHLNKAEELFKNLPEDVSLELWQRNNKDPEHNKKLFDDVIEAMKSAGKNVGIPVKDSYQGKFMNEWNPIWEAAVKENDFNIVDISLGLSKVWEVKDDEEQSLIAVASKGSDKFMNLLSEEMVRAVDEELKIKNSKLSDKIENKIDDVKFLKKISPDLSKLCPSNHKFNIDLLDWTYSPIIQSGEKFDLRVSARSNDDQLYGNGCILASCGIRYNNYCSNITRTFLIDPSEEMVNNYDFMLELQREIINNQLKVGRTPKEIYESVVKYMETQKPDLVSHFTKNIGSLMGLEFRDSNFVLNTKNDYRKVSAGDCFNISIGFNNLTDSKTKHNYALQLADTVQLSSVEDEQPKILTNFTKTRSQISFYFNNEEEDDAAEKKKTTPPKVIAGKADPRNSKILRTKLRGEARGDSNDAQKEQIRKDNQRKLHEKLLKDGLLRFSAADANDTSKEERQYFKKYESYVRESQIPTNVRDLRLHVDWKSQTIIVPIYGRPVPFHINSYKNGSKNEEGEYTYLRLNFHSPGTSGGLSKKVVELPYDDAAENQFLRSITLRSKDGDRMSEAFKQIADLKKESSKREQERKNLADVVHQDKLIENRTGRTKRLDQIFVRPSPDTKRVPGSVFIHENGIRYQSPLRTDSRIDILFSNIKNLVFQSCKGELIVIIHIHLKNPILMGKKKIQDVQFYREASDMAVDETGNARRGQNKFRRYGDEDELEQEQEERRKRAALDKEFRYFADAIAEASKGLFSVESTFRDLGFQGVPNRSAVFCMPTTDCLVQLIEPPFMVVNLEEIEICILERVQFGLKNFDMVFVYKDFNKPVTHINTVPIESLDFLKQWLTDMDIPYTVSTINLNWSTIMKSLQEDPHQFFLDGGWNFLATGSDDEASEESDEEISEYEASEEDPTDESAYSEEDDSEEDDMSDDGSEDFSGEESAEGDDWDELEKKAAKADRNSNYRD